One part of the Mycolicibacterium aromaticivorans JS19b1 = JCM 16368 genome encodes these proteins:
- a CDS encoding phosphoglycerate kinase: MAVQTLDDLLAEGVSGRGVLVRSDLNVPLDGGKITDPGRIIASVPTLKALADAGAKVIVTAHLGRPKGGVDPAFSLAPVATALSERLGRHVQLAGDVVGTDALARAEGLTDGDVLLLENIRFDPRETSKDDSERLALAKALVELVGEDGAFVSDGFGVVHRKQASVYDVATLLPHYAGTLVAAEVKVLQQLTSSSERPYAVVLGGSKVSDKLAVIENLATKADSIVIGGGMCFTFLAAQGVSVGTSLLQEEMIDTCRQLLETYGDVIHLPVDIVVAEKFAADSPAETVWADSIPADKMGLDIGPESVKRFTKLLSNARTIFWNGPMGVFEFPAFAAGTKGVAEAIVAATGKGAFSVVGGGDSAAAVRQLGLPEDGFSHISTGGGASLEYLEGKTLPGIEVLN, encoded by the coding sequence ATGGCCGTCCAGACACTCGACGACCTGCTGGCCGAGGGTGTTTCGGGTCGGGGCGTTCTCGTGCGCTCCGACCTGAACGTCCCGCTCGACGGTGGGAAGATCACTGATCCGGGTCGCATCATCGCGTCGGTCCCGACGCTGAAGGCGCTGGCCGACGCCGGGGCGAAGGTCATCGTGACCGCTCACCTCGGCCGCCCCAAAGGTGGTGTGGATCCGGCGTTCTCGCTGGCGCCGGTGGCTACCGCGTTGTCCGAGCGGCTGGGCAGGCACGTCCAGCTGGCCGGGGACGTGGTCGGCACAGATGCGCTCGCCCGCGCCGAGGGACTCACCGACGGCGATGTCCTGCTGCTGGAGAACATCCGGTTCGACCCGCGTGAGACCAGCAAGGACGACAGCGAACGGCTGGCGCTGGCCAAGGCGCTCGTCGAATTGGTCGGCGAGGACGGCGCTTTCGTCTCCGACGGGTTCGGTGTGGTGCACCGCAAGCAGGCGTCGGTGTACGACGTCGCCACATTGCTGCCGCACTACGCGGGAACGCTGGTCGCCGCCGAGGTCAAGGTGCTCCAACAGCTGACCAGCTCCAGTGAGCGGCCGTACGCCGTGGTGCTCGGCGGGTCGAAGGTGTCGGACAAGCTCGCCGTCATCGAGAATCTGGCGACCAAGGCGGACAGCATCGTCATCGGTGGCGGCATGTGCTTCACCTTCCTTGCCGCGCAAGGTGTTTCGGTCGGCACTTCGCTGCTGCAGGAGGAGATGATCGACACCTGCCGTCAGCTGCTGGAGACCTACGGTGACGTGATCCACCTGCCGGTGGACATTGTGGTCGCGGAGAAGTTTGCGGCCGACTCGCCGGCGGAAACCGTGTGGGCGGACAGCATCCCGGCCGACAAGATGGGTCTGGACATCGGCCCGGAGTCGGTGAAGCGGTTCACCAAGCTGTTGTCCAACGCCCGCACCATCTTCTGGAACGGACCGATGGGCGTGTTCGAGTTCCCCGCGTTCGCCGCGGGGACCAAGGGCGTGGCCGAGGCCATCGTCGCCGCGACCGGCAAGGGCGCGTTCAGTGTCGTCGGCGGCGGCGATTCGGCGGCCGCGGTGCGCCAACTGGGTCTGCCGGAGGACGGTTTCTCGCACATTTCGACCGGCGGCGGTGCATCGCTGGAATACCTTGAGGGCAAAACACTGCCCGGCATCGAAGTATTGAACTAG
- the gap gene encoding type I glyceraldehyde-3-phosphate dehydrogenase, translated as MTIRVGVNGFGRIGRNFFRALDAQKAQGKNADIEIIAVNDLTDNATLAHLLKFDSILGRLPYDVSLEGEDTIVVGDTKIKALEVKAGPAELPWGDLGVDIVVESTGIFTKRDKAQGHLDAGAKKVIISAPATDEDITIVLGVNDDKYDGSQNIISNASCTTNCLGPLAKVLNDEFGIVKGLMTTIHAYTQDQNLQDGPHSDLRRARAAALNIVPTSTGAAKAIGLVLPELKGKLDGYALRVPIPTGSVTDLTAELSKSASAADINAAMKAAADGKLKGILKYYDAPIVSSDIVTDPHSSIFDSGLTKVIDNQAKVVSWYDNEWGYSNRLVDLVALVGKSL; from the coding sequence GTGACCATCCGGGTTGGCGTTAACGGCTTCGGCCGCATCGGACGCAACTTCTTCCGGGCTCTCGACGCGCAGAAGGCGCAGGGCAAGAACGCGGATATCGAGATCATCGCCGTCAACGATCTGACCGACAATGCGACGCTCGCGCACCTGCTGAAATTCGACTCGATTCTGGGCCGGTTGCCCTACGACGTGAGCCTCGAGGGTGAGGACACCATCGTGGTCGGCGACACCAAGATCAAAGCACTCGAGGTCAAGGCCGGCCCGGCTGAACTGCCGTGGGGCGACCTCGGCGTCGACATCGTCGTCGAGTCCACCGGCATCTTCACCAAGCGCGACAAGGCGCAGGGCCACCTCGATGCGGGTGCCAAGAAGGTCATCATCTCCGCGCCGGCCACCGACGAGGACATCACGATCGTGCTGGGCGTGAACGACGACAAGTACGACGGTAGCCAGAACATCATCTCGAATGCGTCGTGCACCACGAACTGCCTCGGCCCCCTGGCCAAGGTCCTCAACGACGAGTTCGGCATCGTCAAGGGTCTGATGACGACGATCCACGCCTACACCCAGGATCAGAACCTGCAGGACGGCCCGCACAGCGATCTGCGCCGTGCCCGGGCGGCCGCGCTGAACATCGTGCCGACCTCGACCGGCGCCGCCAAGGCGATCGGCCTGGTGCTGCCGGAGCTCAAGGGCAAGCTGGACGGCTACGCGCTGCGGGTGCCGATCCCCACCGGGTCGGTGACCGACCTGACCGCCGAGCTGAGCAAGTCGGCGAGCGCTGCCGACATCAACGCCGCGATGAAGGCCGCCGCCGACGGCAAGCTCAAGGGCATCCTGAAGTATTACGACGCGCCGATCGTGTCCAGCGACATCGTCACCGACCCGCACAGCTCGATCTTCGACTCGGGTTTGACCAAGGTCATCGACAACCAGGCCAAGGTCGTGTCGTGGTACGACAACGAGTGGGGCTACTCGAACCGCCTGGTGGACCTGGTCGCGCTGGTCGGCAAGTCGCTGTAG
- a CDS encoding ABC transporter substrate-binding protein — translation MTEALRVGAALPDPPFNDTGPTGSGLDVELMAAIGERLGASVEFVRYQGRDFNGIFDALDSGEFDCVASGTTITGSRALKAAFCDPYLISGQALAVDATRLPDVTSIDDLDGLTLGVQQGNTSQPIANRLLADGKVARVRVYDYGNIRTALRDLSSGRCDAFMKLDPVLTRLAEAAPGVAVVQRGITTEKIAIAVPTTDTALLGRITVAQAGLEEDGTLPAIRERWTGSPRADQSGPRIS, via the coding sequence ATGACTGAGGCGTTGCGCGTCGGGGCGGCATTGCCCGACCCGCCGTTCAACGACACCGGGCCAACGGGCTCCGGCCTCGACGTCGAGCTCATGGCCGCCATCGGCGAGCGGCTGGGCGCGTCGGTGGAGTTCGTGCGCTACCAGGGCCGCGACTTCAACGGCATCTTCGACGCGCTGGACTCCGGTGAGTTCGACTGCGTCGCCTCCGGCACCACGATCACCGGATCCCGCGCGCTGAAGGCCGCGTTCTGCGATCCGTACCTGATCTCCGGTCAGGCGCTCGCCGTCGACGCCACCCGGCTGCCCGACGTCACCTCGATCGACGATCTCGACGGGCTGACCCTCGGCGTACAGCAGGGCAACACCAGCCAGCCGATCGCCAACCGGCTGCTTGCCGACGGCAAGGTCGCTCGGGTCCGAGTGTACGACTACGGCAACATCCGGACCGCGCTGCGGGATCTGTCCAGCGGTCGCTGCGATGCGTTCATGAAACTCGACCCGGTACTGACCCGGCTGGCCGAGGCGGCGCCGGGCGTGGCCGTCGTTCAGCGCGGCATCACCACCGAGAAGATCGCGATCGCGGTACCGACCACCGACACCGCATTGCTGGGCCGGATCACCGTCGCGCAGGCCGGTCTCGAGGAGGACGGGACGTTGCCGGCGATCCGGGAGCGGTGGACCGGCTCGCCGCGCGCCGACCAGAGCGGGCCCCGGATCTCCTGA
- a CDS encoding MOSC domain-containing protein, which yields MASVLSVNLARVRANPDKPARRTGIDKAATPDAVMVRAPGPMRGGLGSGLVGDTIGNHKLHGGDDQAVYVYSREDLDEWETRLERPLTDGMFGENLTTSGVDVTGALIGERWRVGTGGLLLEVSAPRTPCRTFSAFLDIAGWITTFTDAGKPGAYLRVISPGPVRAGDEIVVEDRPDHDVTIALVFRARMTDPSLLPRLRAADALSDELKAFVAKRVAKSI from the coding sequence GTGGCAAGTGTGTTGTCGGTCAATCTGGCCCGCGTCCGCGCGAATCCCGACAAGCCGGCGAGGCGCACCGGCATCGACAAGGCGGCGACCCCCGACGCGGTGATGGTGCGCGCGCCGGGGCCGATGCGCGGCGGTCTGGGCAGCGGTCTGGTCGGGGACACGATCGGCAACCACAAACTGCACGGGGGCGACGATCAAGCCGTCTACGTCTATTCCCGCGAAGACCTCGACGAGTGGGAAACCCGCCTCGAACGCCCGCTGACCGACGGGATGTTCGGCGAGAACCTCACCACCTCCGGAGTAGACGTCACAGGAGCGCTGATCGGCGAGCGCTGGCGGGTGGGCACCGGCGGTCTGCTGCTCGAAGTCTCGGCGCCCCGCACCCCGTGCCGGACATTCTCGGCGTTCCTCGACATCGCCGGCTGGATCACGACGTTCACCGACGCCGGCAAGCCCGGGGCCTACCTACGGGTCATCTCCCCCGGCCCCGTGCGTGCGGGAGACGAGATCGTCGTCGAGGACAGGCCCGATCACGATGTGACGATCGCCCTGGTGTTCCGCGCGCGGATGACAGACCCCAGCCTGCTCCCCCGGTTGCGGGCTGCCGACGCGCTGTCCGACGAACTCAAGGCCTTTGTAGCCAAGAGAGTGGCCAAGTCGATCTAG
- the whiA gene encoding DNA-binding protein WhiA, which yields MTAEVKDELSRLAVNSVSARRAEVASLLRFAGGLHIVSGRVVVEAEVDLGIIARRLRKDIYDLYGYNAVVHVLSASGIRKSTRYLVRVAKDGEALARQTGLLDMRGRPVRGLPAQVVGGSVGDAEAAWRGAFLAHGSLTEPGRSSALEVSCPGPEAALALVGAARRLGVSAKAREVRGTDRVVVRDGEAIGALLTRMGAQDTRLTWEERRMRREVRATANRLANFDDANLRRSARAAVAAAARVERALEILADTVPDHLAAAGKLRVEHRQASLEELGRLADPPMTKDAVAGRIRRLLSMADRKAKQDGIPDTESAVTPDLLEDA from the coding sequence ATGACTGCCGAGGTGAAGGACGAACTCAGCCGGCTGGCCGTCAACTCTGTGAGCGCACGCCGGGCCGAGGTGGCTTCGCTGTTGCGATTCGCCGGTGGCCTGCACATCGTGTCGGGCAGAGTCGTGGTCGAGGCCGAGGTGGACCTGGGCATCATCGCCCGGCGGCTGCGCAAGGACATCTACGACCTGTACGGCTACAACGCGGTGGTGCATGTGCTGTCGGCCAGTGGCATCCGCAAGAGCACCCGGTATCTGGTGCGGGTCGCCAAGGACGGTGAGGCGCTGGCCCGTCAGACCGGTCTGCTGGACATGCGCGGCCGGCCGGTGCGCGGACTGCCCGCACAGGTGGTGGGCGGCAGCGTCGGCGACGCCGAGGCGGCCTGGCGGGGTGCGTTCCTTGCACACGGCTCGCTGACCGAGCCAGGTCGGTCCTCGGCGCTCGAAGTCAGTTGTCCCGGACCAGAAGCCGCGCTGGCGCTGGTGGGTGCGGCCCGGCGGCTCGGGGTCAGCGCGAAGGCGCGAGAGGTGCGGGGCACCGACCGGGTCGTGGTGCGCGACGGCGAGGCCATCGGTGCGCTGCTGACCCGGATGGGCGCCCAGGACACCCGGCTCACCTGGGAGGAGCGGCGGATGCGCCGCGAGGTGCGCGCCACCGCGAACCGGCTGGCCAACTTCGACGACGCGAACCTACGCCGCTCGGCCCGGGCCGCGGTCGCCGCCGCGGCCCGTGTGGAGCGGGCGTTGGAGATCCTGGCCGACACAGTGCCCGACCATCTGGCCGCGGCGGGCAAGCTTCGGGTCGAACACCGGCAGGCGTCGCTGGAGGAACTGGGCCGCCTCGCCGACCCGCCGATGACCAAAGATGCTGTGGCCGGGCGTATTCGGCGGCTGTTGTCGATGGCGGATCGCAAAGCCAAGCAGGACGGTATCCCGGACACCGAGTCGGCCGTGACGCCCGATCTGCTGGAAGACGCCTAG
- the yvcK gene encoding uridine diphosphate-N-acetylglucosamine-binding protein YvcK yields MTRIVALGGGHGLYATLSAARRLTPHVTAVVTVADDGGSSGRLRSELDIIPPGDLRMALAALASDSPHGRLWATIIQHRFGGSGALAGHPIGNLMLAGLNELLADPVAALDELGRILGVKGRVLPMCPIALQIEADVAGLEGDPRMSRVIRGQVAVATTPGKVRRVRLLPGDPPATRQAVDAIMHADLVVLGPGSWFTSVIPHVLVPDLAAALKATTARRALVLNLAAEPGETAGFSAERHLHVLAQHAPGFSVHEIVVDATRVPSDRERDQLRRTASLLEASVQFADVTRPGTPLHDPAKLAAALDGVRTRNSVTAPPSPPPAASVQAGGGRQGDGVQDPTGNGPRGDDLWR; encoded by the coding sequence ATGACACGCATCGTCGCCCTCGGCGGTGGCCACGGTTTGTACGCGACCCTGTCCGCGGCACGCCGGCTGACACCGCACGTCACCGCGGTGGTCACGGTCGCCGACGACGGTGGTTCCTCCGGACGGCTGCGCAGCGAGCTAGACATCATCCCGCCGGGTGATCTGCGAATGGCGTTGGCGGCGTTGGCATCTGACAGTCCACACGGCCGGCTGTGGGCCACCATCATCCAGCACCGGTTCGGCGGCAGCGGCGCACTGGCCGGGCATCCGATCGGCAACCTGATGCTGGCCGGCCTCAACGAGTTGCTGGCCGATCCGGTGGCCGCGCTCGACGAGCTCGGTCGCATCCTCGGTGTCAAAGGCAGGGTGCTGCCGATGTGCCCGATCGCGCTGCAGATCGAGGCCGATGTCGCCGGACTGGAGGGCGATCCCCGGATGAGCCGGGTGATCCGCGGTCAGGTGGCCGTCGCGACGACGCCGGGCAAGGTCCGCCGGGTGCGTCTGCTGCCGGGTGACCCGCCGGCCACCCGCCAGGCCGTCGACGCGATCATGCATGCCGATCTGGTGGTGCTGGGACCGGGCTCCTGGTTCACCAGTGTGATCCCGCACGTGCTGGTGCCGGACCTGGCCGCCGCGCTGAAGGCGACCACCGCCCGCCGCGCGCTGGTGCTGAACCTGGCCGCCGAGCCGGGGGAGACGGCCGGTTTCTCCGCCGAGCGGCATCTGCACGTTCTCGCTCAGCATGCGCCGGGCTTCTCGGTGCATGAGATCGTGGTCGACGCCACCCGCGTCCCGTCTGACCGGGAGCGTGACCAACTGCGGCGTACCGCAAGCCTGCTGGAAGCTTCAGTTCAGTTTGCCGACGTGACCAGACCTGGTACACCTTTACATGACCCGGCCAAGCTGGCTGCAGCGCTTGACGGTGTGCGCACCCGAAATTCGGTGACCGCGCCGCCCTCCCCTCCACCCGCTGCATCCGTGCAGGCCGGCGGTGGGCGACAGGGGGACGGGGTGCAGGACCCGACTGGCAACGGACCGAGAGGTGACGACCTGTGGCGATGA
- the rapZ gene encoding RNase adapter RapZ, whose product MTEHSTGEEMHTGHTGEDSGIDVVLVTGLSGAGRGTAAKVLEDLGWYVADNLPPELIARMVDFGLAAGSRITQLAVVMDVRSRGFTGDLDWVRNELVTRGIDPRVLFMEASDDILVRRYESNRRSHPLQGNQTLAEGIAAERAMLAPVRASADLVIDTSTLSVHGLRESIERAFAGQTVAQISVTVESFGFKYGLPMDSDMVMDVRFLPNPHWVDELRAHSGQHPAVRDYVLGQPGAAEFLQTYHQLLRLVVEGYSREGKRYMTVAIGCTGGKHRSVAMAEALAGLLESHEHLTVRVLHRDLGRE is encoded by the coding sequence ATGACAGAGCACAGCACAGGCGAAGAGATGCACACCGGCCACACCGGCGAGGATTCAGGTATCGACGTGGTGTTGGTGACCGGCCTGTCCGGGGCAGGCCGGGGAACCGCGGCCAAGGTGCTCGAAGACCTGGGTTGGTACGTCGCCGACAATCTGCCGCCCGAACTCATCGCCAGGATGGTGGACTTCGGCTTGGCGGCCGGCTCGCGGATCACCCAGCTGGCGGTGGTGATGGATGTCCGGTCCCGTGGGTTCACCGGGGATCTGGACTGGGTACGCAACGAGCTGGTGACCCGTGGAATCGATCCGCGGGTCCTGTTCATGGAGGCCTCTGACGACATCCTGGTTCGCCGCTACGAGAGCAACCGGCGCAGTCATCCGCTGCAGGGCAACCAGACCCTGGCCGAAGGCATTGCCGCCGAGCGGGCCATGCTGGCCCCGGTGCGGGCGTCGGCGGATCTGGTCATCGACACCTCGACCCTGTCCGTGCACGGCCTGCGCGAGAGCATCGAACGGGCCTTCGCGGGGCAGACCGTCGCGCAGATCAGCGTCACGGTCGAATCGTTCGGGTTCAAGTACGGGCTGCCGATGGACTCCGACATGGTGATGGACGTTCGCTTTCTGCCGAACCCGCACTGGGTGGACGAGTTGCGGGCGCACTCGGGCCAGCACCCGGCGGTCCGGGATTACGTCCTTGGCCAACCGGGCGCCGCGGAGTTCCTGCAGACCTACCATCAGCTGCTGAGGCTGGTCGTCGAGGGATACAGCCGGGAGGGGAAGCGCTACATGACCGTGGCCATCGGCTGCACCGGCGGCAAGCACCGCAGTGTGGCGATGGCCGAGGCACTCGCCGGACTGCTGGAGAGCCACGAGCACCTGACTGTTCGCGTCCTGCACCGCGATCTGGGTCGCGAATGA
- the uvrC gene encoding excinuclease ABC subunit UvrC, with translation MPDPSTYRPAPGSIPVEPGVYRFRDPHGRVIYVGKAKSLRPRLTSYFQDISALHPRTRQMVTTAAKVEWTVVNTEVEALQLEYNWIKEFDPRFNVRYRDDKSYPVLAVTLNEEYPRLSVYRGPRRKGVRYFGPYSHAWAIRETLDLLTRVFPARTCSAGVFKRHSQIERPCLLGYIDKCSAPCVGRVSAEEHRKIVLDFCDFLSGKTDRFARELELEMNAASAELNFERAARLRDDIAALKRALEKQAVVLGDGTDADVVAFADDDLEAAVQVFHVRGGRVRGQRGWVVEKPSDPGESAEGRLVEQFLTQFYGDQAELGGAADESTNPVPREVLVPCLPPNADELADWLSGLRGSRVALRVPRRGDKKALAETVHRNAKEALQQHKLKRAGDFTARSAALQNIQESLGLADAPLRIECVDISHVQGTDVVASMVVFEDGLPRKSDYRHFAIREAAGEGRSDDVASIAEVTRRRFARHVHEQQQPLDELAPEGKSRKFAYPPNLYVVDGGAPQVNAAQAVLDDLGVADVAVIGLAKRLEEVWVPAEAEPLILPRNSEGLYLLQRVRDEAHRFAIAYHRSKRSKRMTASALDSVPGLGEIRRKALVSHFGSLARLRQASVEEIITVPGIGTATAAAVLEALGVTVDSPVSAAPEDPVGKDQSAEQATR, from the coding sequence GTGCCCGACCCGTCGACGTACCGCCCGGCGCCCGGGTCCATTCCGGTGGAACCTGGTGTTTACCGATTCCGAGATCCGCATGGCCGGGTGATCTATGTCGGCAAGGCCAAAAGCCTGCGGCCCCGGCTGACGTCGTACTTCCAGGACATCTCCGCCCTGCATCCACGCACCCGCCAGATGGTGACCACCGCGGCCAAGGTCGAGTGGACGGTGGTCAACACCGAGGTCGAAGCCCTGCAGCTGGAATACAACTGGATCAAGGAGTTCGATCCGCGGTTCAACGTCCGCTACCGCGACGACAAGTCCTATCCGGTGCTGGCCGTCACCCTCAACGAAGAGTATCCGCGCCTGTCGGTCTACCGCGGTCCGCGCCGCAAGGGCGTGCGTTATTTCGGCCCGTATTCGCATGCCTGGGCCATCCGCGAAACCCTCGACCTGCTCACCCGAGTCTTTCCCGCCCGCACCTGTTCGGCCGGAGTATTCAAGCGGCACAGCCAGATCGAGCGTCCGTGCCTGCTGGGATACATCGACAAGTGCTCGGCGCCGTGCGTCGGAAGGGTCAGCGCCGAGGAACACCGCAAGATCGTCCTGGACTTCTGCGACTTCCTGTCCGGCAAGACCGACCGTTTCGCCCGCGAACTCGAATTGGAGATGAACGCGGCGTCCGCCGAATTGAACTTCGAGCGCGCCGCCCGGTTGCGCGATGACATCGCCGCCCTCAAGCGGGCGCTGGAGAAGCAGGCCGTGGTGCTCGGGGACGGTACAGACGCCGACGTCGTCGCGTTCGCCGACGACGATCTGGAGGCCGCCGTGCAGGTCTTCCACGTCCGGGGCGGACGGGTGCGTGGCCAGCGCGGCTGGGTCGTCGAAAAGCCCTCCGACCCCGGCGAATCGGCCGAAGGGCGGCTGGTCGAGCAGTTCCTTACCCAGTTCTATGGTGACCAGGCCGAATTGGGCGGTGCCGCAGACGAATCCACCAATCCGGTGCCGCGCGAAGTGCTGGTGCCGTGCCTGCCGCCCAACGCCGATGAGCTGGCCGACTGGCTGTCCGGGTTGCGCGGTTCGCGGGTGGCACTGCGGGTGCCGCGACGCGGCGACAAGAAGGCGCTGGCCGAGACGGTGCACCGTAACGCCAAAGAGGCGTTGCAGCAGCACAAGCTCAAGCGGGCCGGCGACTTCACCGCGAGATCTGCTGCGCTGCAGAATATTCAGGAATCACTGGGACTGGCCGATGCGCCGCTGCGCATCGAGTGCGTCGACATCAGCCATGTGCAGGGCACCGATGTGGTGGCCTCCATGGTGGTGTTCGAGGACGGTCTGCCGCGCAAGTCCGACTACCGGCACTTCGCCATCCGGGAGGCCGCGGGTGAGGGCCGCTCCGACGACGTCGCCTCGATCGCCGAGGTGACGCGGCGGCGGTTCGCGCGCCATGTCCATGAACAACAGCAGCCCCTTGACGAGTTGGCCCCGGAGGGCAAGTCGCGCAAGTTCGCCTACCCGCCCAACCTCTACGTCGTCGACGGGGGCGCTCCCCAGGTCAACGCCGCCCAGGCGGTGCTCGACGACCTCGGCGTCGCCGATGTCGCCGTGATCGGTCTGGCCAAGCGCCTCGAGGAGGTGTGGGTCCCCGCCGAAGCGGAACCGCTCATCCTCCCGAGGAACAGTGAAGGGCTTTACCTGCTGCAGCGGGTCCGCGACGAAGCCCACCGCTTCGCCATCGCGTACCACCGCAGTAAGCGCTCCAAGCGGATGACGGCGTCGGCGCTGGACTCGGTGCCGGGGCTCGGGGAGATCCGGCGCAAGGCGCTGGTGAGCCATTTCGGGTCGCTGGCCCGACTGCGCCAGGCCAGTGTCGAGGAGATCATCACGGTGCCGGGCATCGGCACCGCGACCGCCGCCGCGGTGCTGGAAGCGCTAGGGGTGACAGTGGATTCGCCGGTATCGGCTGCACCGGAAGATCCGGTCGGCAAAGATCAGTCTGCTGAACAGGCGACCCGATGA
- a CDS encoding GNAT family N-acetyltransferase, whose product MPAARITRLTESDWEQFAELRLRALTETFGTTDTQYLIEARFTAPDWRRRLRDHAQFVAMLDGRPVGMVAAYQESAQAAYVYSLWLEPAARGHGLARRLVAAAVDWARRRGARTATLRMAPDNSAARTVYESLGFTEVPNCGATGEVVMRLTIP is encoded by the coding sequence GTGCCAGCAGCGCGCATCACTCGTCTCACCGAGTCGGACTGGGAACAGTTCGCCGAGTTGAGGCTGCGCGCACTCACCGAGACGTTTGGGACGACCGACACGCAGTACCTCATCGAGGCGCGCTTCACCGCGCCCGACTGGCGCCGGCGGCTGCGGGACCATGCGCAGTTCGTGGCGATGCTGGACGGCAGGCCCGTCGGCATGGTCGCCGCCTACCAGGAGAGCGCTCAGGCGGCGTACGTGTACTCCCTGTGGCTCGAGCCTGCCGCACGCGGGCACGGGCTGGCCCGCAGACTGGTGGCCGCCGCGGTGGACTGGGCCCGCAGGCGCGGGGCACGCACCGCGACTCTGCGGATGGCGCCCGACAACAGCGCGGCGCGAACGGTCTACGAAAGCCTGGGGTTCACCGAGGTGCCGAATTGTGGGGCCACCGGCGAAGTGGTGATGAGACTCACGATCCCGTGA
- a CDS encoding PH domain-containing protein, with amino-acid sequence MTETTGRWDVVLRPRLTPYVAYAAAFVVATSGIVVGVLLKIRYTGAILQTADQVAMGALGLILAAAILLLATPRLRIGPAGLGVRNILLERVIPWSDVVGVSFPQGSRWARVDLQDYEYTAVLAIQAIDGERAVYAMDTLRAQLAKYRPDLTGS; translated from the coding sequence ATGACCGAGACCACCGGCCGCTGGGATGTCGTGCTGCGGCCGCGCCTGACGCCGTACGTCGCGTACGCAGCCGCGTTCGTGGTCGCGACGTCCGGGATCGTCGTCGGAGTCCTGCTGAAGATCCGCTACACCGGGGCGATCCTGCAGACCGCCGATCAAGTGGCGATGGGTGCGCTCGGACTGATCCTGGCCGCCGCGATCCTGCTGCTGGCCACGCCGCGACTGCGGATCGGACCGGCGGGGCTCGGTGTTCGCAACATCCTGCTCGAGCGGGTGATCCCGTGGAGTGACGTGGTAGGGGTGTCGTTCCCGCAGGGCTCGCGGTGGGCCCGGGTAGACCTGCAGGACTACGAATACACCGCCGTGCTGGCCATCCAGGCGATCGACGGCGAACGCGCGGTGTACGCGATGGACACTCTGCGGGCGCAACTCGCCAAGTACCGGCCTGATCTCACGGGATCGTGA
- the ribH gene encoding 6,7-dimethyl-8-ribityllumazine synthase, whose amino-acid sequence MSGGAGVPELPEMDASELSLAIVASTWHSKICNALLDGARRVADDSGVANPTVVRVLGAIEIPVVAQELARTHDAVVALGVVIRGQTPHFDYVCDAVTQGLTRVSLDESTPVANGVLTTNTEEEALDRAGLPDSAEDKGAQAAAAALSTALTLRHLRGA is encoded by the coding sequence ATGAGCGGAGGCGCCGGCGTCCCGGAACTTCCGGAGATGGACGCCTCGGAGTTGTCGCTGGCGATCGTGGCCAGCACCTGGCATTCGAAAATCTGCAACGCGCTGCTCGACGGTGCTCGCCGGGTGGCCGACGACTCCGGCGTGGCCAACCCGACCGTCGTCCGCGTCCTGGGTGCCATCGAAATCCCGGTTGTCGCACAGGAACTCGCCCGCACCCATGACGCAGTCGTCGCGCTGGGCGTCGTGATCCGCGGGCAGACACCGCATTTCGATTATGTCTGCGATGCCGTCACCCAGGGTCTGACCCGAGTGTCGCTGGACGAGTCGACGCCGGTGGCCAACGGGGTGCTGACCACCAATACCGAGGAAGAGGCGCTCGACCGCGCCGGTCTGCCGGACTCCGCCGAGGACAAGGGCGCCCAGGCTGCCGCCGCCGCGTTGTCGACCGCGTTGACGCTGCGTCACCTCCGCGGGGCATGA